The following proteins are encoded in a genomic region of Paenibacillus sp. FSL R7-0273:
- a CDS encoding Ppx/GppA phosphatase family protein — translation MRDELCRIGIIDIGSNSIRLVIYDTTPEGGYKIIKECKYSARLSEKITKEGRLERKDMDTIIPVLRQFREICSAFGVEKIRAGATAAIRNAANSSEIIEYLSSNSSITIEIISGHQEAYFGFLGVINASDVQDGFVIDIGGGSTEITLFRGRRYQHSISFPFGAVNTNLLFSHNGNWNAEQVKKLQAYVTGRLVEHDWLGTGAGLPLYGLGGTLRSLGKLDQKNRDYSLPNSHGYTLSADTVNRFMEILPATPFDKRKDLDGLSKSRADIIVSGLIIFHTVYHYIGASQAVISGEGLREGMLHDLLRPEQPVRDSALEFSLDTIVRFDIHTSKQHLDHIHKLALRLFSAFEPGGDKAEQEMLIYVSVMLHRTGSNINYYQSKRHTRYWLMNSPIRGLTHRQLILCAMIASYSTKSRKQKLSLAHKDILLASDEELIHKLGTLVQLSIALDSTEIGIIRDLNVRLHGGTLDLELHGTTTVLIGQEDIENALKAFRTAWSVKVKLGYLSSV, via the coding sequence ATGAGAGATGAACTATGCCGGATTGGCATCATTGATATTGGTTCCAACTCTATCCGACTCGTGATCTATGATACAACCCCGGAAGGAGGCTACAAAATAATCAAGGAGTGCAAGTACTCTGCCCGTCTGAGTGAAAAGATTACTAAGGAAGGCAGACTGGAGCGCAAGGATATGGATACTATTATCCCGGTTCTGCGCCAGTTCAGGGAAATCTGCAGCGCCTTCGGTGTAGAGAAAATCCGCGCCGGAGCGACAGCCGCAATCCGCAATGCTGCTAACTCCTCTGAGATTATAGAGTATCTGTCGTCAAACTCCTCGATTACCATTGAGATTATCAGCGGCCATCAGGAGGCCTATTTCGGATTTCTGGGGGTTATCAACGCCTCAGACGTGCAGGACGGCTTCGTTATTGATATCGGCGGAGGAAGCACGGAGATTACCCTGTTCCGCGGACGCCGCTATCAGCACAGCATCTCTTTCCCTTTTGGTGCAGTCAACACGAATCTGCTCTTCAGCCACAACGGAAACTGGAATGCGGAGCAGGTCAAGAAGCTTCAGGCCTATGTAACCGGAAGGCTGGTTGAGCATGACTGGCTGGGCACTGGAGCCGGGCTCCCGCTGTACGGCCTTGGAGGTACGCTCCGGTCCCTCGGCAAGCTGGACCAGAAGAACAGGGACTATTCGCTGCCGAATTCCCACGGCTACACCTTATCTGCTGACACGGTCAACCGGTTTATGGAGATTCTGCCGGCTACGCCTTTTGACAAGCGCAAGGATCTGGACGGGCTATCCAAGAGCCGGGCTGATATTATCGTGTCCGGGCTGATTATTTTCCATACAGTGTATCACTATATCGGGGCAAGCCAGGCCGTCATCAGCGGTGAGGGGCTGCGCGAAGGGATGCTGCATGATCTCCTGCGGCCGGAGCAGCCGGTGCGTGACAGTGCGCTGGAATTCAGTCTGGATACCATTGTCCGCTTTGACATCCACACCTCCAAGCAGCATCTGGATCATATTCATAAGCTGGCTTTACGCCTGTTCAGCGCTTTTGAGCCGGGAGGGGACAAGGCGGAGCAGGAGATGCTCATCTATGTCTCTGTGATGCTGCATCGTACAGGCTCCAATATTAACTATTACCAGTCCAAGCGGCATACCCGCTACTGGCTGATGAATTCACCGATCCGCGGGCTGACGCACCGCCAGCTGATACTCTGCGCAATGATCGCTTCGTACAGCACAAAAAGCCGGAAGCAGAAATTGTCCCTGGCACATAAGGACATATTGCTGGCTTCCGACGAAGAGCTGATTCATAAGCTTGGAACGCTTGTGCAGCTGAGCATTGCGCTGGACAGCACCGAGATTGGTATCATCCGTGACCTGAACGTCCGCCTGCACGGAGGAACGCTTGATCTGGAGCTGCACGGCACGACGACTGTGCTTATCGGGCAGGAGGACATTGAGAACGCCCTGAAGGCGTTCAGGACTGCTTGGTCTGTGAAGGTAAAGCTCGGTTACCTTTCCAGCGTCTAA
- a CDS encoding amino acid ABC transporter ATP-binding protein, translated as MITVKKLQKHFGKLEILKGIDLEIKKGEVVVIIGPSGSGKSTFLRCLNLLEDPTGGEISFEGQSITDKKHDINKTREKMGMVFQQFNLFPHMSVLQNITLAPLKVKKQQTTEAEKIAVDLLRTVGLEDKRDAYPAQLSGGQKQRIAIARALAMQPHVMLFDEPTSALDPEMVGEVLEVMKKLAEQGMTMVIVTHEMGFAREVGDRILFMDGGYIVEQGTPAEVFGNPQHVRTQDFLSKVL; from the coding sequence ATGATCACCGTTAAGAAGCTGCAGAAGCATTTTGGCAAGCTGGAAATTCTCAAGGGTATTGACCTGGAGATCAAAAAGGGTGAGGTTGTCGTTATTATCGGTCCCAGCGGCTCGGGAAAAAGCACCTTCCTGCGCTGTCTGAACCTGCTGGAGGACCCGACTGGCGGCGAAATTTCCTTTGAAGGCCAATCCATCACGGACAAGAAGCACGACATCAATAAGACCCGTGAAAAAATGGGCATGGTGTTCCAGCAGTTCAACCTGTTCCCGCATATGTCCGTCCTGCAGAACATTACGCTTGCGCCGCTAAAGGTGAAGAAGCAGCAAACTACGGAAGCGGAGAAGATTGCTGTTGATCTGCTACGCACCGTCGGCCTTGAGGACAAACGTGATGCCTATCCGGCACAGCTGTCCGGCGGACAGAAGCAGCGTATTGCAATTGCCCGCGCACTGGCGATGCAGCCGCATGTAATGCTGTTTGATGAGCCTACCTCGGCACTGGACCCGGAAATGGTCGGTGAGGTTCTGGAGGTAATGAAGAAGCTGGCTGAGCAGGGCATGACCATGGTTATTGTTACCCATGAGATGGGCTTTGCCCGTGAGGTGGGCGACCGCATCCTGTTTATGGACGGCGGTTACATCGTCGAGCAGGGCACTCCGGCAGAGGTATTCGGCAATCCGCAGCATGTCCGGACACAGGATTTCTTGAGTAAAGTGCTGTAA
- a CDS encoding amino acid ABC transporter permease has product MNIFDMAYEYRNFFFAGLKYTLLLAVLGVFFGFVLGIIVALLRMSKWKVLRFISTAWVEFLRGTPMLVQLFLIHYGLTELGLEFTPIQSGAITLTINSSAYLAEIFRAGIQGVDRGQVEAARSLGMKQGMTMRYIVFPQALKNVLPAIGNEFITIIKESSIVSMIGVADLFFQAKTITTITYEGLTPYVIIALMYFVLTFTLSKLLGILERRLNTNDHR; this is encoded by the coding sequence ATGAATATTTTTGATATGGCCTATGAATACCGCAATTTTTTCTTTGCAGGTCTGAAGTATACCTTGCTGCTGGCTGTGCTCGGCGTGTTCTTCGGCTTTGTGCTGGGGATTATCGTTGCACTGCTGCGCATGTCCAAGTGGAAAGTCCTGCGCTTCATCTCAACCGCCTGGGTTGAATTTTTACGCGGAACACCAATGCTGGTACAGCTGTTCCTGATCCACTACGGCTTAACAGAGCTGGGGCTGGAATTTACACCGATTCAGTCGGGGGCAATAACCCTGACCATTAACAGCTCTGCTTATCTGGCGGAGATTTTCCGCGCCGGTATTCAGGGGGTTGACCGCGGCCAGGTTGAGGCAGCCCGCTCGCTCGGGATGAAGCAGGGGATGACGATGCGCTATATCGTATTCCCGCAGGCACTGAAGAATGTACTGCCGGCAATCGGGAATGAGTTCATTACCATTATTAAGGAATCCTCAATTGTCTCCATGATCGGGGTAGCGGATTTGTTTTTCCAGGCCAAGACGATTACAACGATTACGTACGAGGGTCTGACCCCTTATGTCATCATTGCGTTAATGTATTTTGTACTGACATTTACCTTGTCCAAGCTGCTGGGTATACTTGAACGGAGGCTGAATACAAATGATCACCGTTAA
- a CDS encoding transporter substrate-binding domain-containing protein: MKKWGKLSLGMLLAASLLAGCGNNNDNAATTDNAAGNTGAAATKTLTLGTSADFPPYEFHKVIDGKDTIVGFDIDIAKDIAADMGAELVIKDLPFDSLLNELSSGRIDLVISGLSPTEERKKAVDLSDIYYKAEQAVVVREADKDKFATMDSLKGAKIGVQTGSIQEDIAKGIEGAQLTSLGKISEIVMQLNSNRVDASIIEGPVAKSFVKNVEGLVITDAKPEVEDDGYVIGVKKGNTELLEQVNTTLTRLNSEGKIEEYVAAASELAESE, encoded by the coding sequence ATGAAAAAATGGGGTAAACTTTCACTGGGTATGCTGCTTGCGGCTTCACTTCTGGCAGGCTGCGGCAACAATAATGATAATGCGGCTACAACTGACAACGCTGCAGGCAATACCGGAGCTGCCGCTACAAAGACTCTGACACTGGGTACCAGTGCAGACTTCCCTCCATATGAATTCCACAAAGTCATCGACGGTAAAGATACCATCGTAGGCTTTGATATTGATATTGCCAAGGATATTGCAGCTGACATGGGCGCTGAACTCGTGATCAAGGATCTGCCGTTCGATTCCCTGCTTAACGAGCTGTCCAGCGGCAGAATCGATCTGGTTATTTCCGGCCTGAGCCCAACTGAAGAACGCAAAAAAGCTGTGGATCTTTCCGACATCTACTACAAAGCAGAGCAGGCGGTAGTTGTGCGTGAAGCCGATAAGGATAAGTTCGCAACTATGGATTCCCTGAAGGGAGCCAAGATCGGCGTGCAGACCGGTTCTATTCAGGAAGACATTGCCAAAGGCATCGAAGGTGCACAGCTGACCTCCCTCGGCAAAATTTCTGAAATCGTTATGCAGCTGAACTCCAACCGCGTTGATGCTTCTATTATTGAAGGACCGGTAGCCAAGTCTTTTGTCAAAAATGTTGAAGGACTGGTTATTACCGATGCCAAGCCTGAGGTTGAAGATGACGGTTATGTAATCGGCGTGAAGAAGGGCAACACAGAGCTGCTTGAACAAGTGAATACTACCTTGACCCGCCTCAACTCCGAAGGCAAGATTGAAGAGTACGTAGCGGCAGCAAGTGAGCTTGCTGAGAGCGAATAA
- a CDS encoding alpha-glycosidase, translating into MLLEAMYHVPRDKWAYAYDTKTIHLRVRTKRDDVDCVTALTGDKYNWEHTFYEIKLDKAASDDKFDYWECAVRPKYKRLSYTFRVSKGPDHVYLLDNSIRTECPQPPSHFYEFPYIHQIDLFQVPKWAKDAVFYQIMTERFANGDPSNDPEGTEAWGGKPAFHNFFGGDLQGVLDHLDDLHELGINAVYFTPLFVSPSNHKYDIVDYKKVDPHFGDNELLKRVIEECHSRGIRVMLDAVFNHCSDQFPPFQDVLEKGEYSVYKDWFHMNSFPAEVVDGIPTYDTFGFFGNMPKFNTANREVKNYLLEVAEYWIKEIKVDGWRLDVANEVDHHFWRDFRKVVKAANPEAYIVGEVWSDSLTWLLGDQFDSVMNYPFSGTVLEFFNGGMDGITFGHRIGGLLMRYPQQTNEVVFNLLGSHDTPRLLTVVGEDKRRLKLAVVFLFTFMGTPCIYYGDEIGLTGHDDPDCRKCMEWDKAKQDRELYDFYRMMIALRKQHKALREGRFRILLACENDPCIVYERADELIHFTVWMNNSSVPRTLSHPMETDDWQDALTGEHVAPEDGMMHISLDPYGYRILCRNLEQYLV; encoded by the coding sequence ATGCTGCTGGAAGCTATGTACCATGTGCCCCGTGACAAGTGGGCCTATGCCTACGATACAAAAACTATACATCTGCGTGTACGCACCAAACGGGACGATGTGGACTGTGTTACAGCCCTCACCGGTGATAAATATAACTGGGAGCATACTTTTTACGAAATCAAGCTGGACAAAGCAGCCTCTGACGACAAATTTGATTACTGGGAATGCGCCGTCCGCCCTAAATACAAGCGGCTCAGCTATACGTTCCGGGTCAGCAAAGGGCCGGATCATGTGTACCTGCTGGACAACAGCATCCGTACGGAATGTCCGCAGCCGCCAAGCCATTTTTACGAGTTTCCTTATATCCATCAGATCGATCTGTTTCAGGTGCCCAAATGGGCCAAAGATGCCGTGTTTTATCAGATTATGACCGAGCGCTTCGCAAATGGTGACCCCTCCAACGATCCGGAAGGAACTGAGGCCTGGGGAGGCAAGCCGGCGTTTCATAATTTTTTTGGCGGGGATCTGCAGGGTGTGCTGGACCATCTGGATGATCTGCATGAGCTCGGCATCAATGCTGTATATTTCACACCGCTGTTCGTCTCCCCCTCCAACCATAAATATGACATCGTTGATTATAAAAAGGTTGATCCGCATTTCGGCGACAATGAGCTGCTGAAGCGGGTCATCGAAGAGTGCCACAGCCGCGGTATCCGCGTAATGCTCGATGCTGTGTTCAACCATTGCAGTGACCAGTTTCCACCGTTTCAGGACGTGCTGGAAAAGGGTGAATATTCCGTGTACAAAGACTGGTTTCATATGAACTCCTTCCCCGCTGAGGTTGTCGACGGTATCCCTACCTATGACACTTTCGGCTTTTTTGGCAATATGCCCAAGTTCAACACAGCTAACCGTGAGGTCAAAAACTACCTGCTGGAGGTAGCGGAATACTGGATCAAGGAAATCAAGGTGGACGGCTGGCGGCTGGACGTGGCTAATGAGGTGGATCATCATTTCTGGCGTGATTTCCGCAAGGTTGTTAAAGCGGCCAATCCCGAGGCCTATATCGTAGGCGAGGTATGGAGCGACTCCCTGACCTGGCTGCTCGGTGACCAGTTCGATTCTGTCATGAACTATCCGTTCTCCGGTACGGTGCTGGAGTTTTTCAACGGCGGTATGGACGGCATCACCTTCGGACACCGGATCGGCGGCCTGCTGATGCGTTATCCGCAGCAGACGAACGAGGTCGTGTTCAATCTGCTCGGCAGCCACGACACTCCCCGGCTTTTGACGGTGGTCGGTGAAGATAAAAGGCGGCTGAAGCTGGCGGTGGTGTTTCTTTTCACCTTTATGGGCACTCCCTGCATTTATTACGGGGACGAGATTGGCTTAACCGGCCATGATGATCCCGACTGCCGCAAATGTATGGAATGGGACAAGGCGAAGCAGGACAGGGAGCTGTATGATTTTTACCGGATGATGATCGCACTGCGTAAGCAGCACAAAGCGCTGCGGGAAGGCCGTTTCCGCATCCTCCTGGCCTGTGAGAACGATCCCTGCATTGTGTATGAGCGGGCGGATGAGCTTATCCATTTTACAGTCTGGATGAACAATTCGTCTGTGCCGCGCACACTCAGCCATCCGATGGAAACCGACGACTGGCAGGATGCGCTGACCGGTGAACATGTCGCACCCGAAGACGGGATGATGCACATTTCACTTGACCCATATGGCTACCGGATTCTATGCAGGAATTTGGAGCAGTATCTGGTCTAA
- a CDS encoding DUF4334 domain-containing protein yields MQNGQLTQQEAFSWFDLLETVELEQLRGQWRGSELPSGHPMDGLLQLTGWYGKAFIDAETVHPLLFQKSNGRLLRVNPGLLPLTLPFQLIPRRIVRPLFALISPFIRTRSSKARLRMIGYRGKVTASMVYDQKAIIDHFRRIDADTLLGVMDFKNQQKLGYFFILRRVTG; encoded by the coding sequence TTGCAAAATGGGCAGCTGACGCAGCAGGAAGCCTTCAGCTGGTTCGATCTGCTGGAGACTGTGGAGCTGGAGCAGTTACGTGGACAATGGCGCGGCAGCGAGCTTCCCTCCGGCCATCCCATGGATGGTCTGCTTCAGCTGACCGGCTGGTACGGTAAAGCATTCATTGATGCCGAGACGGTCCATCCTCTTCTGTTCCAGAAAAGCAACGGCCGGCTGCTGCGTGTGAATCCCGGACTGCTCCCGCTGACTCTGCCCTTTCAGCTCATCCCCAGACGGATAGTCAGACCGCTCTTCGCCTTGATTTCACCGTTTATCCGGACCCGCTCCAGTAAAGCCCGGCTGCGGATGATCGGGTACCGGGGTAAGGTCACCGCCTCCATGGTCTATGACCAGAAGGCGATTATTGACCATTTCCGGCGGATTGATGCGGATACGCTGCTTGGCGTGATGGATTTTAAAAACCAGCAGAAGCTGGGTTACTTTTTTATTTTACGGAGGGTGACCGGTTAG
- the glgA gene encoding glycogen synthase GlgA: protein MKLLFAAAEAHPFIKTGGLADVIGALPKALKGAGVDVRVILPKYKGIPEAYTAQLEQVTVVDVPVGWRNQYCGIEKLVYDGIPVYFIDNEYYFGRDGIYGYMDDGERFAFYNRAVLECLPAIGFQPDVLHCHDWHAAVIPMLLKAHYRHLEFYSGMRTVFTIHNLLYQGVFPYSVLGELLGLDHSYYDSVEYYGNINYMKAGIVHSDHVTTVSPTYAEEIRTPYYGYGLDGLLNHRADSLSGIVNGIDTKSYNPNADSKIFTKYRSNLAKKTENKLGLQQELGLPVAPYIPMVAMVTRLVDSKGLDLLTRVLDEILYYDDIQFVLLGTGDETYERWFREAAWRYPTKLSSQILFNDALSRKIYAASDIFLMPSKFEPCGISQLLALRYGSIPVVRETGGLNDTVQSYNEETGEGNGFTFKDYNAHDMMFTLRRAVSLYQKPEHWKKVTKNAFAGDYSWNVSAQQYIDIYNKISE, encoded by the coding sequence ATGAAACTATTATTTGCAGCCGCTGAAGCTCATCCGTTTATCAAAACGGGAGGCCTGGCCGATGTTATTGGGGCTCTGCCCAAAGCGCTGAAGGGTGCAGGGGTAGATGTACGCGTCATTTTGCCAAAATACAAAGGAATTCCTGAAGCCTACACCGCCCAGCTGGAGCAGGTAACGGTTGTGGATGTCCCGGTGGGCTGGCGTAACCAGTATTGCGGTATTGAAAAGCTTGTATATGACGGCATTCCGGTTTATTTTATCGACAATGAATACTACTTCGGGCGGGACGGCATTTACGGTTATATGGACGACGGCGAACGGTTCGCCTTCTATAACCGGGCTGTGCTGGAATGCCTGCCTGCCATCGGTTTCCAGCCGGATGTACTGCACTGCCATGACTGGCACGCTGCGGTTATACCAATGCTGCTGAAGGCACATTACCGTCACCTTGAATTCTATAGCGGCATGCGTACCGTATTCACCATTCATAACCTGCTGTATCAGGGAGTTTTCCCGTACTCAGTGCTCGGCGAGCTGCTGGGTCTGGATCACAGCTATTACGACAGTGTCGAATACTACGGTAACATTAATTACATGAAGGCCGGGATTGTGCATAGTGATCATGTCACTACGGTCAGCCCGACTTATGCCGAGGAAATCCGCACACCGTATTACGGCTACGGACTTGACGGCCTCCTGAACCACCGGGCTGACAGCCTGAGCGGGATCGTCAACGGGATCGATACCAAGAGCTATAACCCTAATGCAGACAGTAAGATTTTTACGAAATACCGTTCGAATCTGGCCAAAAAAACAGAAAACAAGCTGGGTTTGCAGCAGGAGCTGGGCTTGCCGGTTGCACCTTACATTCCGATGGTAGCTATGGTTACCCGGCTGGTGGACTCCAAGGGACTGGATTTGCTGACCCGGGTGCTTGACGAAATCCTGTACTACGACGATATCCAGTTCGTCCTTCTCGGCACAGGGGATGAAACGTATGAGCGCTGGTTCCGTGAGGCGGCGTGGCGTTATCCGACCAAGCTGTCCTCACAGATCCTGTTCAATGATGCGCTATCCCGTAAAATCTATGCGGCCAGCGACATCTTCCTGATGCCGTCCAAATTTGAGCCGTGCGGCATCAGCCAGCTGCTGGCGCTGCGCTACGGCAGTATTCCGGTCGTGCGTGAGACAGGCGGGCTGAACGACACTGTCCAGTCCTACAACGAGGAGACGGGTGAGGGCAACGGGTTTACCTTTAAGGATTACAACGCTCATGATATGATGTTCACCCTCCGCCGGGCCGTATCGCTCTACCAAAAGCCGGAGCACTGGAAAAAAGTAACCAAAAACGCCTTCGCCGGCGATTACAGCTGGAACGTCTCAGCCCAGCAGTACATTGATATCTACAATAAAATAAGTGAATAA
- the glgB gene encoding 1,4-alpha-glucan branching protein GlgB, with amino-acid sequence MPDIQQTVNLPSTEDIYLFHEGTNYRSYMMLGAHIAAEDGMKGVRFTVWAPHATYVGLAGNHNGWDGTAEADSLFKIPDSGFWSRFFPGIEPGTFYKYRIISADGDSFLKADPYAFKSEVRPATASVVADLTGYQWGDNLWRRKNKAPYNGPMNIYEMHFGTWKQKEDGEFYTYKEMAELLIPYLVEMSYTHVEFMPLAEHPYDLSWGYQGTGYFAATSRYGEPQELMYLIDRLHQAGIGVILDWVPAHFAKDAHGLRMFDGSPLYEYADPMLAEKPGWGTLSFDFSKPEIVSFLISNALFWYDVYHIDGMRVDAVTSMLRLDFEKQSHQYRRNVNGGLENLEAIRFIQQLNKTIFHYYPKALMMAEESSAWPGVTAPAHEGGLGFNYKWNMGWMNDTLGYIEHDFGARPYHHNLLTFPIAYAYSENYTLPLSHDEVVHGKKSLLDKMPGTYEQKFAGLRLLLGYQISHPGKKLLFMGGEFGQFIEWKDQDQLDWLLLDYEAHRRMLAYTAALNKLYVTEKAMWELDHDFEGYQWIYADDNHQSVLSYIRRGKKPVDTLVIIANFQPVERKNYRIGVPRPGTYEEIFSSETVEFGGTGYHNGPMKSTKKEWHNQMNSLELTIPPLSFIVLKKAGRKPKTVVE; translated from the coding sequence TTGCCTGACATACAACAAACAGTAAACCTCCCGTCAACTGAAGATATTTATCTGTTCCATGAAGGCACGAATTATCGCAGCTATATGATGCTTGGCGCGCACATTGCCGCTGAAGATGGAATGAAGGGCGTTCGCTTTACCGTGTGGGCTCCTCATGCGACATATGTAGGACTGGCTGGTAATCATAACGGCTGGGACGGAACTGCAGAAGCGGACTCGTTATTTAAGATACCCGATTCAGGATTTTGGAGTCGTTTTTTTCCGGGAATAGAGCCGGGAACTTTTTACAAATACAGGATTATCTCAGCTGACGGAGACAGCTTCCTCAAAGCGGATCCATATGCCTTCAAATCGGAGGTCAGACCGGCGACAGCTTCGGTTGTGGCGGATCTCACCGGCTACCAGTGGGGGGACAATCTGTGGAGACGCAAGAATAAAGCCCCATACAATGGACCGATGAACATTTATGAAATGCATTTTGGTACCTGGAAGCAGAAGGAAGACGGAGAATTCTACACTTATAAAGAAATGGCCGAGCTGCTGATCCCGTATCTGGTGGAGATGAGCTATACTCATGTTGAGTTTATGCCGCTTGCCGAGCACCCCTATGATTTATCGTGGGGTTATCAGGGGACGGGGTATTTTGCTGCGACGAGCCGTTACGGCGAACCTCAGGAGCTGATGTACCTGATCGACAGGCTGCATCAGGCGGGCATCGGTGTCATTCTGGACTGGGTGCCGGCGCATTTTGCCAAGGATGCACACGGACTTAGAATGTTTGACGGCTCTCCGCTGTATGAATATGCTGATCCAATGCTGGCCGAGAAGCCGGGCTGGGGTACACTGTCCTTTGATTTCAGCAAGCCGGAAATTGTTTCATTCCTCATCTCCAATGCGCTTTTCTGGTACGACGTCTACCACATAGACGGAATGCGGGTGGATGCTGTAACAAGCATGCTGCGCCTTGATTTCGAGAAGCAGAGCCACCAGTATAGACGCAATGTTAACGGCGGGCTGGAGAATCTGGAGGCAATCCGGTTCATTCAGCAGCTGAATAAGACGATTTTTCACTATTATCCAAAAGCACTGATGATGGCAGAGGAATCCAGCGCCTGGCCGGGCGTTACAGCTCCTGCACACGAAGGCGGCCTTGGATTCAATTACAAATGGAATATGGGCTGGATGAATGACACTTTAGGTTACATAGAACATGATTTCGGGGCCCGTCCCTATCATCATAATTTGTTGACCTTTCCGATTGCCTATGCCTATTCTGAAAATTATACGCTGCCTTTATCCCACGATGAGGTTGTACACGGTAAAAAATCGCTGCTGGACAAAATGCCGGGCACCTACGAGCAAAAATTCGCCGGTCTGCGCCTGCTGCTGGGCTATCAGATCTCCCATCCCGGTAAAAAGCTGCTGTTCATGGGCGGTGAATTCGGACAGTTTATCGAGTGGAAGGATCAGGACCAGCTGGACTGGCTGCTGCTGGATTATGAGGCTCACCGCAGGATGCTGGCCTATACAGCTGCGCTTAATAAGCTCTATGTAACCGAGAAGGCGATGTGGGAGCTGGATCATGATTTTGAGGGCTACCAGTGGATTTACGCGGACGATAACCACCAGAGTGTGCTTTCGTACATCCGCAGAGGCAAAAAGCCGGTGGATACGCTCGTTATCATCGCCAATTTCCAGCCGGTCGAGCGGAAGAATTACCGGATCGGCGTTCCGCGTCCGGGCACGTATGAAGAGATTTTCAGCTCAGAGACGGTGGAATTCGGCGGTACAGGCTATCATAACGGTCCGATGAAGAGCACGAAGAAGGAATGGCATAATCAGATGAACAGCCTGGAGCTGACGATCCCGCCGCTAAGCTTTATTGTGCTGAAGAAGGCCGGACGCAAGCCCAAGACAGTTGTGGAATAG
- a CDS encoding glucose-1-phosphate adenylyltransferase has translation MSKKECVAMLLAGGEGRRLAPLTTTMAKPAVPFGGQYRIIDFPLSNCVNSNIDTVGVLTQYEANSLHQHIGSGEPWGLHSKPDQGVRLLPSGVDGRNTYTGTADAIYKNIDFIDSQNPEHVLILSADHIYHMDYRKMLDYHISKAAKATISVMEVPWDEASRFGVMNVNEELKISEFAEKPKVPKSNLASMGIYLFEWAYLKEYLLLDAADSSSSHDFGKDVIPAMLDSNDDLFAYRFQGYWRDVGTVDSLWEAHMDLLQADNGFKLDNAQWPMYSRARRTKPAAVKPRIPVQADDCLVNEACLLEGSLQRSVIFGGVEIGKLSRVHQSIVMPGVQIGRGVLIENAIIGEGAVIKDGAVIKGSPDNVVVVGPNEIVAAKPVIRTQPSRLLQEVYEKTGRLRAEGLPS, from the coding sequence ATGAGTAAAAAAGAATGTGTCGCCATGCTGCTGGCTGGCGGGGAAGGCCGCAGACTGGCCCCCTTAACCACCACGATGGCAAAACCTGCAGTCCCTTTCGGAGGACAGTATAGAATCATTGACTTTCCCCTCAGCAACTGTGTGAATTCAAACATTGATACTGTGGGCGTACTGACTCAGTACGAAGCTAATTCCTTGCATCAGCATATCGGATCAGGCGAGCCATGGGGGCTGCATTCCAAACCTGATCAGGGTGTCAGACTGCTGCCTTCCGGTGTGGACGGACGAAATACTTATACCGGTACAGCAGATGCCATCTATAAGAACATAGATTTTATTGACAGCCAAAATCCGGAGCATGTGCTGATCCTCTCTGCCGATCATATCTACCATATGGATTACCGCAAAATGCTGGATTATCATATCAGTAAAGCAGCCAAAGCGACAATCTCTGTCATGGAGGTTCCATGGGATGAGGCGAGCCGCTTTGGTGTTATGAATGTGAACGAGGAGCTGAAAATTTCCGAGTTCGCCGAAAAACCGAAGGTGCCGAAGAGCAATCTGGCATCCATGGGTATCTATCTGTTCGAGTGGGCTTATCTGAAGGAATATCTGCTGCTTGACGCCGCTGATTCCTCCTCCAGCCATGATTTCGGCAAGGACGTGATTCCGGCGATGCTGGACAGCAACGATGATCTGTTCGCTTACCGTTTCCAGGGCTACTGGAGAGATGTAGGTACAGTTGACAGCCTGTGGGAAGCTCATATGGATCTGCTGCAGGCGGACAACGGCTTCAAGCTGGATAACGCCCAGTGGCCGATGTATAGCCGGGCACGGCGCACCAAGCCGGCAGCTGTTAAGCCCCGTATCCCGGTTCAGGCTGATGACTGCCTGGTGAACGAAGCCTGCCTGCTGGAAGGCAGCCTGCAGCGCTCCGTAATCTTCGGTGGCGTGGAAATCGGCAAGCTCAGCCGGGTACATCAGAGTATCGTTATGCCGGGTGTACAAATCGGCCGCGGTGTGCTGATTGAGAATGCGATTATCGGCGAAGGAGCAGTTATTAAGGATGGTGCTGTGATCAAAGGCAGTCCTGACAACGTAGTGGTTGTCGGTCCTAACGAGATTGTTGCCGCCAAGCCGGTCATCCGGACCCAGCCTTCCCGCCTGCTGCAGGAAGTGTATGAGAAAACCGGCAGACTGCGTGCTGAAGGACTTCCTTCTTAA